Proteins encoded in a region of the Esox lucius isolate fEsoLuc1 chromosome 9, fEsoLuc1.pri, whole genome shotgun sequence genome:
- the LOC114839783 gene encoding zinc finger protein OZF-like isoform X1 encodes MEDKPSLLLSFHTEPKEESLDPYWDSGTQCSLVDSEMKSEKLEDCSQTLGTNDIKYEEEKKIGDFTNQDEFAEILTLPTPGEQQQDDCEDKSHLCPHCGKHFLSISLLKRHINIHSGEKPNSCSDCGKSFISSYELTTHQRMHTGEKPYSCFDCGKCFSNSGNLNIHQRIHTGEKPYSCSDCGKSFSQSAHLNIHQRIHTGEKPYSCSDCEKSFISSYKLTRHQRTHTGEKPYSCSDCGKSFSQFGNLATHQRIHTGEKPYSCSDCGKGFISSNRLTVHQRTHTGEKPYSCSDCGKSFSHLSHLKIHWRLHTGEKPYTCSDCEKSFIRSSCLTIHRRSHTGEKPYSCSDCGKSFSKLSSLNIHQRIHTGEKPYSCSDCGKTFSHSSHLNIHWRIHTGEKPYSCSDCGKMFSNSGNLKTHQRIHTGVKKYSSSDCGNSFISSQTLTRQERIHAGEKP; translated from the exons atggaggacaaacccagcctgctgctctccttccacactgagccTAAAGAAGAGTCACTGGATCCTTATTGGGACAGTGGAACTCAGTGTTCGttggtggattcagagatgaAATCAGAGAAGCTGGAAGACTGCAGTCAAACACTGGGGACGAATGATATTAAAtatgaagaggagaagaagattGGGGATTTTACTAATCAAG ATGAGTTTGCTGAAATTCTTACATTGCCTACACCTGGAGAGCAACAGCAGGATGATTGTGAAGATAAGTCTCACCTCTGCCCCCATTgtggaaaacatttcctttcTATATCACTGCTAAAAAGACATATTAATATACACTCTGGAGAGAAGCCcaactcctgttctgactgtgggaagagtttcattTCATCATATGAACTAACAACTCATCAAAGAatgcacacaggagagaaaccatactcctgttttgactgtgggaagtgtttctctaatTCAGGCAACCTTAATATTCACCAGCgtatacacactggagagaagccttactcctgttctgactgtgggaagagtttttctCAATCAGCCCACCTTAatattcaccagcgcatacacactggagagaagccttactcctgttctgactgtgagaAGAGTTTCATTTCATCATATAAACTAACTAGACATCAGAGAacgcacacaggagagaaaccctactcctgttctgactgtgggaagagtttctcacAATTTGGCAACCTAGCaactcaccagcgcatacacactggagagaagccatactcctgttctgactgtgggaagggttTCATTTCATCAAACAGACTAACAGTACATCAGAGAacgcacacaggagagaaaccgtactcctgttctgactgtgggaagagtttctctcatttAAGCCACCTTAAAATACACTGGCGtttacacactggagagaagccatacacctgttctgactgtgagaAGAGTTTCATTAGATCATCTTGCCTTACTATTCATCGAAGatcacacacaggagagaagccatactcctgttctgactgtggaaagagtttctCTAAATTAAGCAGCCTTAatattcaccagcgcatacacacgGGAGAGAAAccatactcctgttctgactgtggaaagacTTTCTCTCATTCAAGCCACCTTAATATTCACTGGCgtatacacactggagagaagccatactcctgttctgactgtgggaaaatgtTCTCTAATTCAGGCAACCTTAaaactcaccagcgcatacacactggagtGAAGAAATACTCCTCCTCTGACTGTGGGAACAGTTTCATTTCATCACAAACACTAACTAGACAGGAGAGAATACATGCTGGAGAGAAGCCATAA
- the LOC114839783 gene encoding zinc finger protein OZF-like isoform X2: MEDKPSLLLSFHTEPKEESLDPYWDSGTQCSLVDSEMKSEKLEDCSQTLGTNDIKYEEEKKIGHFTNQDEFAEILTLPTPGEQQQDDCEDKSHLCPHCGKHFLSISLLKRHINIHSGEKPNSCSDCGKSFISSYELTTHQRMHTGEKPYSCFDCGKCFSNSGNLNIHQRIHTGEKPYSCSDCGKSFSQSAHLNIHQRIHTGEKPYSCSDCEKSFISSYKLTRHQRTHTGEKPYSCSDCGKSFSQFGNLATHQRIHTGEKPYSCSDCGKGFISSNRLTVHQRTHTGEKPYSCSDCGKSFSHLSHLKIHWRLHTGEKPYTCSDCEKSFIRSSCLTIHRRSHTGEKPYSCSDCGKSFSKLSSLNIHQRIHTGEKPYSCSDCGKTFSHSSHLNIHWRIHTGEKPYSCSDCGKMFSNSGNLKTHQRIHTGVKKYSSSDCGNSFISSQTLTRQERIHAGEKP, translated from the exons atggaggacaaacccagcctgctgctctccttccacactgagccTAAAGAAGAGTCACTGGATCCTTATTGGGACAGTGGAACTCAGTGTTCGttggtggattcagagatgaAATCAGAGAAGCTGGAAGACTGCAGTCAAACACTGGGGACGAATGATATTAAAtatgaagaggagaagaagattGGGCATTTTACTAATCAAG ATGAGTTTGCTGAAATTCTTACATTGCCTACACCTGGAGAGCAACAGCAGGATGATTGTGAAGATAAGTCTCACCTCTGCCCCCATTgtggaaaacatttcctttcTATATCACTGCTAAAAAGACATATTAATATACACTCTGGAGAGAAGCCcaactcctgttctgactgtgggaagagtttcattTCATCATATGAACTAACAACTCATCAAAGAatgcacacaggagagaaaccatactcctgttttgactgtgggaagtgtttctctaatTCAGGCAACCTTAATATTCACCAGCgtatacacactggagagaagccttactcctgttctgactgtgggaagagtttttctCAATCAGCCCACCTTAatattcaccagcgcatacacactggagagaagccttactcctgttctgactgtgagaAGAGTTTCATTTCATCATATAAACTAACTAGACATCAGAGAacgcacacaggagagaaaccctactcctgttctgactgtgggaagagtttctcacAATTTGGCAACCTAGCaactcaccagcgcatacacactggagagaagccatactcctgttctgactgtgggaagggttTCATTTCATCAAACAGACTAACAGTACATCAGAGAacgcacacaggagagaaaccgtactcctgttctgactgtgggaagagtttctctcatttAAGCCACCTTAAAATACACTGGCGtttacacactggagagaagccatacacctgttctgactgtgagaAGAGTTTCATTAGATCATCTTGCCTTACTATTCATCGAAGatcacacacaggagagaagccatactcctgttctgactgtggaaagagtttctCTAAATTAAGCAGCCTTAatattcaccagcgcatacacacgGGAGAGAAAccatactcctgttctgactgtggaaagacTTTCTCTCATTCAAGCCACCTTAATATTCACTGGCgtatacacactggagagaagccatactcctgttctgactgtgggaaaatgtTCTCTAATTCAGGCAACCTTAaaactcaccagcgcatacacactggagtGAAGAAATACTCCTCCTCTGACTGTGGGAACAGTTTCATTTCATCACAAACACTAACTAGACAGGAGAGAATACATGCTGGAGAGAAGCCATAA